The following proteins are co-located in the Chryseobacterium daecheongense genome:
- a CDS encoding alpha/beta hydrolase-fold protein — MQYLQKIFLISVLFSSMLFCQNSSVSTTALPGKDFPKLDFEKKAQFRVYFPDAQSVTLEGGDGMKNIKSTASKDKDGFWNISTSPLEIGFHYYWLNVDGKRVNDPDTQLYFGYGQPTSGIEVPSGEDFFFEKNVKHGQIIEDGFNSRITKGKRNFKVYLPPGYGSEKLPVLYLYHGTGEDITGWERQGHIAWILDTLLAERKAEKMIVVMDYGVALNPEEEKLADNSSKTVISSRNLDKIFIEELVPYVEKKYKTNGKKAIAGLSRGSYQAMLIGVSHPEMFTAIGSFSPVIYGGTEDEPFKELPVDHLLKSRKKPYFFVGIGEKEEARFFGFNEILHDFFTQNNYPYTSYRSAGTYHEWLTWRRCLYEFAQQIFR, encoded by the coding sequence ATGCAATATTTACAAAAGATATTTCTCATTTCTGTTTTGTTTTCGTCAATGCTATTTTGTCAGAATTCCAGTGTTTCAACAACGGCATTACCGGGAAAGGATTTTCCGAAGCTGGATTTTGAAAAGAAGGCTCAGTTCCGGGTGTATTTTCCGGATGCTCAATCTGTAACTTTAGAGGGGGGGGATGGTATGAAAAATATAAAATCTACCGCCTCAAAAGATAAAGACGGTTTTTGGAATATTTCAACAAGTCCTCTTGAAATTGGATTTCATTATTACTGGCTGAACGTGGATGGAAAGCGGGTCAATGATCCGGATACTCAGCTGTACTTTGGCTACGGTCAGCCGACCAGCGGGATCGAAGTTCCATCAGGAGAAGATTTTTTCTTTGAGAAGAATGTAAAACATGGACAGATTATAGAGGATGGTTTTAATTCAAGAATAACAAAAGGTAAGCGAAATTTTAAGGTTTATCTTCCTCCGGGATACGGATCAGAGAAACTACCGGTATTGTATCTATACCACGGAACAGGAGAAGATATAACGGGTTGGGAAAGACAGGGGCATATTGCCTGGATTCTTGATACTCTTCTGGCAGAAAGAAAAGCAGAGAAAATGATTGTCGTAATGGATTACGGAGTGGCATTAAATCCGGAAGAAGAAAAACTAGCGGATAATTCTTCCAAAACAGTCATTTCATCCCGAAATCTGGATAAGATTTTTATCGAGGAGCTGGTTCCCTATGTAGAAAAAAAGTATAAAACCAATGGTAAAAAAGCGATTGCCGGACTTTCCCGTGGAAGCTATCAGGCGATGCTGATAGGGGTAAGTCATCCTGAAATGTTTACAGCCATCGGGTCATTCAGTCCTGTAATTTATGGAGGAACTGAAGATGAGCCTTTTAAGGAGCTGCCGGTTGATCATCTTTTAAAGTCACGGAAAAAGCCTTATTTCTTTGTCGGGATCGGGGAAAAAGAAGAAGCACGATTCTTTGGATTCAATGAGATTCTGCATGATTTCTTTACTCAGAATAATTACCCCTATACTTCATACAGATCCGCAGGAACTTATCACGAATGGCTTACCTGGAGAAGATGCCTTTATGAGTTTGCACAACAGATTTTCAGATAA
- a CDS encoding MarR family transcriptional regulator yields the protein MPVTQNNISELALELGLAMSEMKSRLRQKIQTRINEYDPDLSFELIEILGVLSRNDGINQQEISNKISKDKSSVTYLINNLVKRELVERIEYSNDRRNKQIFLTAKGKEIVEIVYPWALELYEKAAGNLGIEKIQDALFLVKKMTTNLE from the coding sequence ATGCCCGTCACACAAAACAACATATCAGAATTAGCCCTGGAGCTTGGTTTGGCAATGAGTGAAATGAAAAGCCGTTTGCGACAGAAAATCCAGACCAGAATCAACGAGTATGATCCGGATCTTTCTTTTGAGCTTATAGAGATCCTTGGAGTTTTATCCCGGAATGACGGGATCAATCAGCAGGAGATAAGCAATAAAATAAGCAAAGACAAATCAAGTGTTACCTACCTGATCAACAATCTTGTAAAACGGGAATTGGTTGAAAGAATAGAATACAGCAATGACCGAAGGAATAAACAGATATTCCTTACCGCAAAGGGAAAGGAAATTGTAGAAATTGTTTATCCGTGGGCACTGGAACTGTATGAAAAAGCAGCCGGCAACCTTGGTATAGAGAAAATACAGGATGCTCTTTTCCTGGTAAAAAAAATGACAACAAATCTTGAATAA